The proteins below come from a single Pseudarthrobacter sp. SSS035 genomic window:
- a CDS encoding peptidoglycan bridge formation glycyltransferase FemA/FemB family protein: MREFTARFATAEEIENWDKHVTANPNGGNMLQSAAYASVKNGSGWTARFLVLESAGTASYNLVLEKKFPVLGRLWYLIKGPDLGAVEDLKPALDACAAFVRSRKLNVFTIKIEPDIVSTPEARAQLAVAGLVKAPNIQSNDSTALLDIAAPENQVFRSISSRARNAIRRAEREGCTVVQQEPSPETYRALYDLMADTVNAKGSMPLRSLEYYTRFWDEFCTRGQGSFFFVYEDGKPSVGAFVINYGSKATYKDGGSTQNRKQYGDSHLVQWQAIRRMQELGCTEYDFCGTPPSGLIKDKTHHLYGMGMFKTSFTKTVTDFVGCYDYVLSPLRHTLWVKAAERVFRRLETARTGQQFY, encoded by the coding sequence TTGCGAGAATTCACCGCCCGCTTTGCCACAGCGGAGGAAATTGAGAACTGGGACAAGCACGTCACGGCCAACCCGAACGGCGGCAACATGCTGCAGTCCGCTGCCTACGCGTCCGTGAAGAACGGCAGCGGCTGGACCGCCCGTTTCCTGGTCCTGGAGTCTGCCGGGACCGCCAGCTACAACCTGGTGCTGGAGAAGAAATTCCCGGTGCTGGGCCGCCTGTGGTACCTGATCAAAGGTCCAGACCTGGGTGCCGTCGAGGACCTGAAGCCGGCCCTGGACGCGTGCGCTGCATTCGTCCGGAGCCGGAAACTCAATGTCTTCACCATCAAGATTGAACCGGACATCGTGAGCACCCCGGAAGCCCGGGCACAGCTCGCCGTCGCCGGCCTGGTGAAGGCCCCGAACATCCAGTCCAACGACTCCACGGCACTCCTGGACATCGCGGCACCGGAGAACCAGGTGTTCCGGTCCATCTCCTCCCGCGCCCGCAACGCGATCCGCCGGGCAGAGCGCGAAGGCTGCACTGTGGTGCAGCAGGAGCCAAGCCCGGAAACGTACCGGGCGCTGTATGACCTGATGGCAGACACCGTGAACGCCAAGGGCTCCATGCCGTTGCGCAGCCTCGAGTACTACACGCGGTTCTGGGACGAATTCTGCACCCGCGGCCAGGGCAGCTTCTTCTTCGTTTACGAAGACGGCAAACCCAGTGTGGGCGCCTTTGTGATCAACTACGGATCCAAGGCAACCTACAAGGACGGCGGCTCCACCCAGAACAGGAAGCAGTACGGCGATTCGCACCTGGTCCAGTGGCAGGCCATCCGAAGAATGCAGGAACTCGGCTGCACCGAGTACGACTTCTGCGGCACGCCGCCGTCCGGCCTGATCAAGGACAAGACCCACCACCTGTACGGCATGGGCATGTTCAAAACGAGCTTCACCAAGACGGTGACGGACTTCGTCGGCTGCTACGACTACGTGCTGTCGCCCCTCAGGCACACCCTGTGGGTCAAGGCCGCGGAACGGGTCTTCCGCCGGCTTGAAACCGCACGCACCGGCCAGCAGTTCTACTGA
- a CDS encoding TetR/AcrR family transcriptional regulator — translation MARNPVARDAVLDAFEELLIDVGERAATLDAVAKRAGVSKGGLLYHFPNKEALIAAVLERLDRLAVEDLALMAAAAEGAAAYFIRSSLWSDSPMDRSFVAATRLAEVAHEEARRRFAAIQQQWLDLIAADVGTAMAKAVLYMGDGLYFNAMWESGTTGDGMGRHGDIEELLAAVERLRG, via the coding sequence ATGGCCAGAAATCCCGTCGCACGCGACGCAGTCCTCGACGCTTTTGAAGAACTCCTGATCGACGTGGGGGAGCGGGCTGCCACTTTGGATGCAGTGGCCAAGCGCGCAGGCGTGTCCAAGGGCGGGTTGCTCTATCACTTCCCCAACAAGGAAGCGCTGATCGCTGCGGTGCTGGAGCGGCTGGACCGACTGGCCGTCGAGGACCTCGCGCTGATGGCTGCAGCAGCCGAAGGTGCGGCGGCCTACTTCATCCGTTCCTCGCTCTGGTCCGACTCGCCCATGGACCGATCCTTCGTGGCCGCCACGCGGCTGGCTGAAGTGGCCCATGAAGAGGCCCGGCGCCGCTTTGCCGCCATCCAGCAGCAATGGTTGGACCTGATCGCGGCCGACGTCGGCACGGCCATGGCGAAAGCCGTGCTGTACATGGGGGACGGGCTGTATTTCAACGCCATGTGGGAAAGCGGCACCACCGGGGACGGCATGGGCAGGCATGGAGACATTGAGGAGCTCCTCGCTGCCGTGGAGCGGCTTCGCGGCTGA
- a CDS encoding Dps family protein: MKASPTLTNNLQAVLADLIELHIQGKQAHWNIVGTNFRDLHLQLDEIVDAARQFADDMAERMRALHALPDGRSATVAKSTSLAQFPGGLINTKDAIERIVAALEAAVGTMRKVHDEVDEEDPTTADLLHEFIAKLEQYAWMVNAETMKASASVTAPDAK; encoded by the coding sequence ATGAAAGCTTCGCCGACCCTGACCAATAACCTGCAGGCCGTACTTGCGGACCTGATTGAGCTGCACATCCAGGGCAAGCAGGCCCACTGGAACATCGTGGGGACCAACTTCCGGGACCTTCACCTGCAGCTGGACGAAATCGTGGATGCCGCCCGGCAGTTCGCGGACGATATGGCCGAGCGGATGCGCGCCCTGCATGCCCTGCCGGACGGCCGCAGTGCCACCGTGGCCAAGTCCACCAGCCTCGCGCAGTTCCCCGGAGGGCTCATCAACACGAAGGACGCCATCGAGCGGATCGTTGCCGCGCTTGAGGCTGCCGTGGGCACCATGCGCAAGGTCCATGACGAAGTGGACGAAGAGGATCCCACCACCGCGGACCTGCTCCACGAATTCATCGCCAAGCTGGAGCAGTACGCGTGGATGGTGAACGCCGAGACCATGAAGGCCTCGGCCAGCGTCACCGCCCCTGACGCCAAGTAA
- a CDS encoding MFS transporter has product MTLSAQSNQNTRSTSTTAADFRPSGPAKAPWRDWLALALLMFPVLLVAVDNTALTFALPAIASSLETTGVQLLWIVDAYPLVLAGLLVAMGSLGDRIGRRRLLLTGSVGFAAVSAATAFAPSAEWLIAGRAMLGFFGAMLMPSTLSLIRNIFPDPNRRRLAVAIWAAGFSGGAALGPIFGGWLVEQFWWGAILLVAVPIMLPLLAFGPAFIPESKDPRPGRVDVPSIVLSLLVMVPVVYGIKELATDGFGAAPVGLVAFGLAMGVVFVRRQQRLACPLLDMSLFGNRVFSTAITANVLALFSFNGFILFLAQHLQLLDGMTPSAAGIAMIPALVATVLAGLAVVPLVRKVRPGFVVAGGLALSATGYGIVVFGDHGSGPALLLAALLILALGVGTAETISNDLILGSVPAEKSGAAAAISETGYEVGSLLGTAVLGSILTASYQRNLRLPAGVEETASGTAVHQAGETLAGAVELAAGLPAPLAEALRGAARLAFDSGVHTTAAIALVLMASASVLAAVVLRKVPTAD; this is encoded by the coding sequence ATGACGTTGTCCGCACAGTCCAACCAGAACACCCGAAGCACATCCACCACGGCTGCCGATTTCAGGCCGTCAGGGCCCGCCAAGGCGCCCTGGCGCGATTGGCTCGCGCTGGCCCTGCTGATGTTTCCGGTGCTCCTGGTTGCGGTGGACAACACTGCGTTGACGTTCGCGCTTCCGGCCATCGCGAGCAGCCTGGAGACAACGGGAGTCCAGCTGCTGTGGATTGTGGACGCCTACCCCCTGGTGCTTGCAGGTTTGCTTGTTGCCATGGGCAGCCTGGGCGACCGGATCGGGCGCCGCCGGCTGCTGCTGACCGGCAGTGTTGGCTTCGCCGCGGTATCAGCAGCAACAGCCTTTGCTCCCAGCGCGGAGTGGCTGATAGCGGGGCGGGCCATGCTGGGGTTCTTCGGGGCCATGCTGATGCCCTCAACCCTGTCCCTGATCCGCAACATTTTTCCGGACCCAAACCGGCGTCGGCTGGCGGTTGCCATCTGGGCTGCCGGCTTCTCCGGCGGCGCCGCCCTGGGTCCCATATTCGGCGGGTGGCTGGTGGAGCAGTTCTGGTGGGGCGCCATCCTGCTGGTCGCAGTGCCCATCATGCTGCCCCTGCTGGCGTTCGGCCCTGCGTTCATCCCGGAATCAAAGGATCCGCGCCCGGGGCGGGTGGACGTGCCCAGCATCGTCCTGTCCCTGCTGGTAATGGTGCCCGTTGTGTATGGCATCAAGGAGCTGGCGACCGATGGCTTCGGGGCCGCTCCTGTGGGTCTTGTTGCCTTTGGCCTGGCCATGGGCGTCGTCTTTGTCCGCCGCCAGCAGCGGCTGGCCTGCCCCCTGCTGGACATGTCCCTGTTCGGCAACCGGGTCTTCAGCACTGCCATCACGGCAAACGTGCTGGCCCTGTTCTCCTTCAACGGCTTCATCCTGTTCCTCGCCCAGCACCTGCAGCTCCTGGACGGAATGACTCCGTCGGCCGCCGGAATTGCCATGATCCCGGCCCTGGTGGCCACAGTGCTGGCTGGGCTGGCAGTGGTGCCGCTGGTCCGGAAGGTGCGTCCGGGCTTTGTGGTGGCGGGTGGCCTGGCCCTGAGCGCCACCGGCTATGGAATCGTGGTCTTCGGTGACCACGGCTCCGGCCCGGCCCTCCTGCTGGCCGCGCTGCTGATCCTCGCCCTGGGCGTGGGCACAGCGGAAACTATTTCCAATGACCTCATCCTGGGCTCCGTTCCAGCGGAGAAGTCGGGAGCGGCGGCCGCCATCTCCGAAACGGGCTATGAGGTGGGGTCCCTGCTGGGGACGGCGGTGCTGGGCTCCATCCTGACCGCTTCCTACCAGCGCAATCTCCGGCTTCCGGCCGGGGTGGAGGAAACGGCGTCGGGCACTGCAGTACACCAGGCGGGTGAAACTCTGGCGGGCGCCGTGGAGCTGGCCGCCGGCCTGCCTGCTCCGCTGGCCGAAGCGCTCCGCGGCGCAGCACGCCTGGCGTTTGATTCGGGCGTCCACACCACTGCGGCAATCGCGCTGGTACTGATGGCGAGCGCGTCAGTCCTTGCCGCCGTCGTACTCCGGAAAGTTCCGACGGCGGACTAG
- the gcvP gene encoding aminomethyl-transferring glycine dehydrogenase, with the protein MEFLVSVNSASATFVDRHIGARRQADIDSMLKAVGYGTVDALVDTAVPDSIRQAKPLALKDALSEVEVLAELRKLAAKNKTAVQMIGQGYYDTVTPAVIRRNILEAPAWYTAYTPYQPEISQGRLEALLNFQTMVQDLVGLPIANASLLDEATAVAEAVLMMRRANKNKGARDGKTVLDADCLPQTIAIVKGRAEALGFEVEVADLSQGLPDGVINGVVLQQPGVSGRVFNHADVIAAAKERGALVTVAADLLALTLITPPGEQGADIAVGSTQRFGVPLFFGGPHAAYMAVAKGLERSMPGRLVGVSKDDAGTPAYRLALQTREQHIRREKATSNICTAQALLAIVSSFYAVYHGPDGLKAIAETTHSHAATIAASLKAAGLDVLHTSFFDTVTVSAPGKAAAIVAAAEAKGINLRHVDGDTVGVSADETTTQAIVAGVLEAFGAAAVDAAAGTDSGFALDAAVERSSGYLQHPVFNTHRSETQLLRYIRRLSDRDLALDRTMIPLGSCTMKLNATAEMEAISWPEFASIHPFAPDSQTVGWRELITDLEDQLTEITGYDQVSLQPNAGSQGELAGLLAIRGYHLSRGDDQRTVCLIPASAHGTNAASAVLAGMKVVVVATAADGSIDHADLNAKIEANKDVLSAIMITYPSTHGVYDADVTEICDAVHAAGGQVYVDGANLNALVGLAQPGKFGGDVSHLNLHKTFCIPHGGGGPGVGPVAAKAHLAPFMPGDANKAAREAGHGVAISASNYGSAGVLPISWAYVKLMGAEGLTEATKSALLAANYVAARLNEYFPVLYTGEGGLVAHECILDLRDLTAKTGVTAEDVAKRLIDYGFHAPTLAFPVAGTLMVEPTESEDLVEIDRFIDAMITIRKEIDQVANGDFTVENSPLRHAPHTASAVVSSDWARQYPREQAAFPVHHLKQDKYFPPVGRIDGAAGDRNLICSCPPLSEFED; encoded by the coding sequence ATGGAGTTCCTTGTGAGTGTTAATTCGGCCTCGGCCACTTTCGTTGACCGGCATATTGGTGCCCGCCGCCAGGCCGATATCGACTCCATGCTCAAGGCCGTCGGCTACGGCACTGTGGACGCGCTGGTGGATACGGCCGTCCCCGACTCCATCCGCCAGGCCAAGCCGCTGGCCCTCAAGGACGCCCTCAGTGAGGTTGAGGTCCTTGCGGAGCTGCGGAAGCTCGCGGCGAAGAACAAGACTGCTGTGCAGATGATCGGGCAGGGCTACTACGACACCGTGACGCCGGCCGTGATCCGCCGGAACATCCTTGAAGCCCCGGCCTGGTATACCGCGTACACGCCGTACCAGCCCGAGATTTCCCAGGGCCGGCTCGAGGCTTTGCTGAACTTCCAGACCATGGTCCAGGACCTGGTGGGCCTGCCGATCGCGAACGCGTCGCTGCTGGATGAAGCCACCGCCGTCGCCGAGGCCGTGCTGATGATGCGCCGGGCCAACAAGAACAAGGGCGCCCGGGACGGCAAGACGGTCCTGGATGCCGACTGCCTGCCGCAGACCATTGCCATCGTGAAGGGCCGCGCCGAGGCCCTCGGCTTCGAGGTGGAGGTCGCTGACCTGTCCCAGGGCCTGCCCGACGGCGTCATCAACGGTGTTGTGCTGCAGCAGCCGGGTGTTTCCGGCCGGGTCTTCAACCACGCAGACGTGATCGCGGCTGCCAAGGAGCGCGGCGCGCTCGTGACCGTGGCCGCGGACCTGCTGGCCCTGACCCTGATCACGCCTCCGGGGGAGCAGGGCGCGGACATCGCCGTCGGCTCGACGCAGCGTTTTGGGGTGCCGTTGTTCTTCGGCGGCCCGCACGCGGCGTACATGGCGGTGGCGAAGGGGCTGGAGCGTTCCATGCCGGGCCGCCTGGTCGGGGTGTCCAAGGACGACGCCGGGACCCCCGCGTACCGTCTGGCGCTGCAGACCCGTGAGCAGCACATCCGCCGTGAGAAGGCCACGTCCAACATCTGCACCGCGCAGGCACTGCTGGCCATCGTCTCCTCGTTCTACGCCGTGTACCACGGCCCGGACGGCCTCAAGGCAATCGCCGAGACCACCCACAGCCACGCGGCAACCATCGCCGCGTCCCTGAAGGCGGCCGGCCTGGACGTTCTGCACACGAGCTTCTTCGATACCGTCACGGTTTCCGCGCCTGGCAAGGCTGCCGCCATTGTTGCCGCCGCAGAGGCCAAGGGCATCAACCTGCGCCACGTCGACGGCGACACCGTCGGCGTTTCCGCCGATGAAACCACCACCCAGGCCATCGTTGCCGGTGTGCTGGAAGCCTTTGGTGCCGCGGCGGTGGACGCGGCCGCCGGCACTGACAGTGGGTTCGCGCTGGATGCCGCCGTCGAGCGTTCCTCCGGTTACCTGCAGCACCCGGTGTTCAACACCCACCGTTCCGAGACCCAGCTGCTGCGCTACATCCGCCGGCTGAGTGACCGCGACCTCGCGCTGGACCGCACCATGATTCCGTTGGGTTCGTGCACGATGAAGCTGAACGCCACCGCGGAGATGGAAGCCATCTCGTGGCCGGAGTTCGCCTCGATCCACCCGTTCGCCCCGGATTCCCAGACCGTGGGCTGGCGCGAACTGATCACCGACCTCGAAGACCAGCTGACCGAGATCACGGGCTACGACCAGGTCTCCCTGCAGCCGAACGCCGGGTCCCAGGGTGAGCTCGCAGGCCTGCTGGCCATCCGTGGCTACCACCTCTCCCGCGGCGATGACCAGCGCACGGTCTGCCTGATCCCGGCTTCGGCCCACGGCACCAACGCCGCCTCGGCCGTCCTGGCCGGCATGAAGGTCGTAGTTGTGGCCACCGCGGCGGACGGCAGCATCGACCATGCGGATCTGAACGCCAAGATCGAGGCGAACAAGGACGTCCTCTCGGCGATCATGATCACCTACCCCTCCACGCACGGCGTGTACGACGCCGATGTCACCGAAATCTGCGACGCCGTGCACGCTGCCGGCGGCCAGGTGTACGTGGACGGCGCCAACCTGAACGCCCTCGTGGGCCTGGCGCAGCCGGGCAAGTTCGGCGGCGACGTCTCACACCTGAACCTGCACAAGACCTTCTGCATCCCGCACGGCGGCGGCGGCCCCGGCGTTGGCCCGGTCGCGGCCAAGGCCCACCTGGCACCGTTTATGCCCGGTGACGCCAACAAGGCAGCGCGCGAAGCGGGCCACGGCGTGGCCATCAGCGCATCCAACTACGGTTCCGCCGGTGTCCTGCCGATCTCCTGGGCCTATGTGAAGCTAATGGGTGCCGAGGGCCTGACCGAGGCCACGAAGTCGGCGCTGCTGGCGGCCAACTACGTTGCGGCCCGCCTGAACGAGTACTTCCCCGTCCTCTATACCGGTGAAGGCGGACTGGTGGCGCACGAGTGCATCCTGGACCTCCGCGACCTGACGGCGAAGACCGGCGTCACCGCGGAGGATGTGGCCAAGCGCCTCATCGACTACGGTTTCCACGCCCCCACCCTGGCGTTCCCGGTCGCGGGCACGCTGATGGTGGAGCCCACCGAGTCCGAGGACCTCGTGGAGATCGACCGGTTCATCGACGCCATGATCACCATCCGCAAGGAAATCGACCAGGTGGCCAACGGCGACTTCACCGTCGAGAACAGCCCGCTGCGCCACGCACCCCACACCGCGTCCGCCGTCGTATCCTCCGACTGGGCCCGTCAGTACCCGCGTGAGCAGGCCGCCTTCCCGGTCCACCACCTCAAGCAGGACAAGTACTTCCCGCCCGTCGGCCGCATCGACGGCGCAGCCGGGGACCGCAACCTGATCTGCTCCTGCCCGCCGCTGTCCGAGTTCGAAGACTAG